CAGGATGCGGCGCAATCCTTCGGGGCCACGTACAAAAAAAGAAAAGCAGGAAGCATGGGCGATGTTGCGGCTACTTCATTCTTTCCCGCGAAGCCGCTCGGCTGCTACGGCGACGGCGGCGCGGTCTTCTGCAACGACGACGCAATGGCGGAGAAACTCCGCTCCATTCGCGTTCATGGCCAGGGAAGCGACAAATACAACAATGTGCGCATCGGGATCAACGGCCGGCTTGATACAATGCAGGCAGCCGTCCTGCTGGCGAAAATGGAGATCTTTGACGAAGAGATCGGGCTGCGAAACAAAATCGCGGCGCGGTATTCTGAACAACTCAAAGGACACGCTGTAACGCCGTATGTCCGCGAGGATTGCGTCAGCGTGTGGGCTCAATATTCACTGTTGACCGAACACCGGGACGAGATGCTGCAGAAGTTGAAATCCAGAGGAGTTCCGACGGCGATCTATTATCCGAAGCCGCTCCACTTGCAGGAAGCGTTCAGCGGCCTTGGATACAAACGGGGACAATTTCCGGTGAGCGAGCGGACCGCCGATTCCGTATTCAGCGTACCGATGCATCCGTATCTGACCGAAGAGGTGCAGGATCATATTGTCAAAGCAATCATTGAATGACAAATTTCACCACAGAGAACCCATGATAAATAAATCGCTTCTCCCCCGCCTCAAAAAGATCAGAATGCTCGCAACCGACGTCGACGGCGTGCTCACCGATTCCGGGATGTATTACTCGGAACAGGGGGACGAGCTGAAAAAATTCAGCACGCGTGACGGAATGGGACTGGTGCTCCTCCGCAGCGCGGGATACA
This genomic window from Bacteroidota bacterium contains:
- a CDS encoding DegT/DnrJ/EryC1/StrS family aminotransferase; amino-acid sequence: MSKEIGKIDFIDLKAQQRRIRASLELRINKVMDHGAYIMGPEIAELEEKLARYVGVKHCIVCGSGTDALLMPLMAYGIKPGDVIFTSPFTFIATAEVVALLGATPVFVDIDPKTYNIDPVKLEEEIQKFVKTNPGKKARGIIPVDLFGQTADYDPIGSVAKKHGLFVLQDAAQSFGATYKKRKAGSMGDVAATSFFPAKPLGCYGDGGAVFCNDDAMAEKLRSIRVHGQGSDKYNNVRIGINGRLDTMQAAVLLAKMEIFDEEIGLRNKIAARYSEQLKGHAVTPYVREDCVSVWAQYSLLTEHRDEMLQKLKSRGVPTAIYYPKPLHLQEAFSGLGYKRGQFPVSERTADSVFSVPMHPYLTEEVQDHIVKAIIE